Proteins from a genomic interval of Rhodothermus marinus:
- a CDS encoding dicarboxylate/amino acid:cation symporter, with protein sequence MPWYRKLHWQILIGLLLGLLFGLLAAAQGWSGFVTRWVAPFGTIFINLLKLIAVPLVLASLIVGVTSLSDLKRLSRIGGKTIAIYIATTAVAITIGLVIVNVLRPGHTVPPEMRTRLQEAYEADVEARAELAEQTRQRGPLQVLVDIVPENVFSAASDNRNMLQVVFIALFAGIGLLLIPADKARPVIAFFDGVNALVIQLVELIMRIAPIGVFALLADTITSIARDNLQQVFELLAALGYYSLAVVLGLVIHTLGTYPLLLKLLARVPLKTFFSGIAPAQLVAFSTSSSGATLPVTMECAEKNLGVSEEVSSFVLPLGATINMDGTALYQAVAAVFIAQTLGLGLDLGAQLTILLTAVLASIGTAAVPSAGIVMLVIILESVGVPSAGIALILGVDRILDMCRTVTNVTGDLTVATIVAATEGQLALPVPETKSAS encoded by the coding sequence ATGCCCTGGTATCGCAAACTGCACTGGCAGATTCTGATCGGGCTGCTGCTGGGTCTGCTTTTCGGCTTGCTGGCCGCAGCGCAGGGATGGAGCGGGTTTGTGACGCGCTGGGTGGCGCCGTTCGGGACGATTTTCATCAACCTGCTGAAGCTGATCGCCGTCCCGCTTGTGCTGGCCTCGCTGATCGTGGGCGTGACGTCACTTTCGGACCTGAAGCGCCTCTCCCGCATCGGGGGCAAGACGATCGCCATCTACATTGCCACGACGGCCGTGGCCATCACGATCGGTCTGGTGATCGTGAACGTGCTGCGGCCCGGCCACACCGTGCCGCCCGAGATGCGCACGCGCCTGCAGGAAGCGTACGAGGCCGACGTCGAGGCGCGGGCCGAGCTGGCCGAGCAGACGCGTCAGCGGGGACCGCTCCAGGTGCTCGTGGACATCGTGCCCGAGAACGTCTTCAGTGCGGCCTCGGACAACCGCAACATGTTGCAGGTGGTCTTCATCGCGCTGTTTGCCGGGATCGGGCTGCTGCTCATTCCCGCCGACAAAGCCCGGCCGGTGATCGCTTTTTTCGACGGGGTCAACGCGCTGGTCATCCAACTGGTCGAGCTCATCATGCGTATCGCCCCGATCGGGGTCTTCGCATTGCTGGCCGACACGATCACGTCTATCGCCCGCGACAACCTGCAACAGGTCTTCGAACTGCTGGCCGCGCTGGGCTACTACAGCCTGGCGGTGGTGCTGGGGCTGGTGATCCACACGCTGGGAACTTACCCGCTGCTGCTTAAGCTACTGGCCCGCGTGCCGCTGAAAACGTTCTTTTCCGGCATCGCGCCGGCGCAGCTTGTGGCTTTCTCTACTTCGTCAAGCGGGGCCACGCTGCCGGTAACGATGGAATGTGCCGAGAAGAACCTGGGCGTATCAGAGGAGGTCTCGTCGTTCGTGCTGCCGCTGGGCGCCACGATCAACATGGACGGCACAGCGCTCTATCAGGCCGTGGCGGCCGTGTTCATCGCGCAGACACTGGGACTCGGGCTGGATCTGGGCGCGCAGCTCACGATTCTGCTGACGGCTGTCCTGGCTTCGATCGGCACGGCAGCCGTTCCCAGTGCGGGCATCGTGATGCTGGTGATCATCCTGGAGTCGGTCGGCGTGCCCAGCGCGGGCATTGCGCTGATTCTGGGCGTGGACCGCATTCTGGACATGTGCCGGACCGTAACGAACGTCACGGGAGATCTGACGGTGGCCACGATCGTGGCGGCCACGGAAGGACAACTGGCGTTGCCCGTACCGGAAACGAAAAGCGCCTCCTGA
- the porV gene encoding type IX secretion system outer membrane channel protein PorV, which translates to MRTVQHTLRTFCALLGLGWLMGWAHAAHAQVGGAAVLFLQIEPDSRAAGMGNAGVAVADNAYALFWNPAGLAFQPEAVEVSLTHSNWLPEFNAGLYYEYLVGRFSVGKFGNMGAHVTLLNMGEHEWRDENNNPLGTFRSYDVAVGVSYGYPISERLALGVGFRYIYSNLASGIQVEGRETKAGKSFGMDLGLLYRTAPFSLGGQTKAQFSAGFNLNNMGPQIQYSDGAQKDPIPTNLRFGYAFTIDLDPYNRITFANDFTKLLIRVRSDSTGSRADPFYKAIFTAWRPIKVRTNALNEEEARYRTLSVFEQLMIGMGVEYWYNQLFALRTGFFYENPYNGNRQFLTFGAGLRYNILGVDFSYVYALKENHPLANTMRFSLLLNFKK; encoded by the coding sequence ATGCGTACGGTTCAACACACACTGCGCACGTTTTGCGCACTACTGGGACTGGGATGGCTGATGGGGTGGGCACACGCGGCCCACGCGCAGGTGGGCGGTGCGGCCGTGCTGTTTCTGCAGATCGAACCCGACAGCCGGGCCGCCGGCATGGGCAATGCCGGCGTGGCCGTGGCGGACAACGCCTATGCGCTGTTCTGGAACCCGGCCGGACTGGCTTTTCAGCCTGAGGCCGTCGAGGTATCGCTCACGCACTCGAACTGGCTGCCGGAATTCAACGCCGGCCTGTACTACGAATACCTGGTCGGGCGCTTCTCGGTAGGTAAGTTCGGCAACATGGGCGCCCATGTGACGCTGCTCAACATGGGCGAGCACGAATGGCGGGATGAAAACAACAACCCGCTGGGCACCTTCCGCTCCTACGATGTGGCCGTGGGCGTCTCCTACGGCTATCCGATCAGTGAGCGGCTGGCGCTGGGCGTGGGCTTCCGCTATATCTACTCGAACCTGGCCTCGGGCATTCAGGTCGAAGGCCGCGAGACCAAGGCCGGCAAGTCCTTCGGGATGGATCTGGGCCTGCTGTACCGGACGGCTCCGTTCAGCCTGGGCGGCCAGACGAAGGCGCAGTTCTCGGCCGGCTTCAACCTGAACAACATGGGGCCCCAGATTCAGTACTCCGACGGCGCCCAGAAGGACCCGATTCCGACGAACCTGCGCTTCGGCTACGCCTTCACGATCGATCTGGACCCCTACAACCGGATCACGTTCGCCAACGACTTCACAAAGTTGCTCATCCGCGTGCGGAGCGACTCGACCGGCTCGCGGGCTGATCCCTTCTACAAAGCGATCTTCACGGCTTGGCGGCCGATCAAGGTGCGCACGAATGCGCTCAATGAAGAGGAAGCCCGGTACCGCACGCTGAGCGTCTTCGAGCAGCTTATGATCGGAATGGGTGTGGAGTACTGGTACAACCAGCTCTTTGCGCTGCGGACCGGATTCTTTTACGAGAATCCCTACAACGGCAACCGGCAGTTCCTGACGTTCGGTGCCGGCCTACGCTACAACATCCTGGGCGTGGACTTCTCCTACGTGTATGCGCTCAAGGAGAACCATCCGCTGGCCAATACGATGCGCTTTTCGCTGCTGCTGAACTTCAAAAAGTAG
- a CDS encoding 3-keto-disaccharide hydrolase: MRLLIGLLLALLPTPGLLAQDTLWTPLFNGRDLDGWEHVGEGRFVVEDGLLKTEGGMGLLWYTRRKFGNVVIRVVYRNPGGKNSGVFIRIPEPPTEPWMPVNRGYEVQIDDHGDDYHCTGVLYSLTKARARPSHPGEWNVMEITLDGPRTIVHVNGVLVTDYTEGDPVPPKKAWYEPDRGPRPLEGYIGLQNHGPDDVVYFREISVRPLRRP; encoded by the coding sequence ATGCGTCTGCTGATCGGCTTACTACTGGCGCTGCTACCGACGCCGGGTCTCCTTGCACAGGACACGCTCTGGACGCCGCTCTTCAACGGCCGAGACCTCGACGGCTGGGAGCACGTGGGCGAAGGGCGCTTCGTCGTCGAAGATGGTCTGCTCAAGACCGAAGGCGGTATGGGCCTGCTCTGGTACACGCGTCGGAAGTTCGGCAACGTTGTCATCCGCGTCGTTTATAGGAACCCGGGCGGCAAGAACTCCGGTGTATTCATCCGTATTCCGGAGCCGCCTACCGAGCCCTGGATGCCCGTCAACCGCGGCTACGAGGTCCAGATCGACGACCACGGCGACGACTACCACTGCACGGGCGTGCTCTACTCGCTGACGAAAGCCCGGGCCCGTCCCTCCCACCCCGGCGAATGGAACGTGATGGAAATCACGCTGGACGGCCCGCGCACGATCGTGCATGTCAACGGCGTGCTGGTAACCGACTACACCGAAGGCGATCCGGTCCCGCCCAAGAAAGCCTGGTACGAGCCGGATCGGGGGCCGCGTCCTCTGGAGGGCTACATCGGCCTGCAGAATCACGGGCCGGACGACGTGGTCTATTTCAGAGAAATCAGCGTGCGTCCCCTCCGGCGCCCCTGA